In one window of Macrobrachium nipponense isolate FS-2020 chromosome 2, ASM1510439v2, whole genome shotgun sequence DNA:
- the LOC135220702 gene encoding keratin, type II cytoskeletal 2 epidermal-like, translated as MMSKTIIATLAVVLLGIVAADPVAEPEAEADPGFHSGFHRGFGGFGGFGGHFGGHGFGYGGYRGKRSPVAEPEAKAVAVADPEAEADPGHFGGFHRGFGGFGGHHGGGFLGGFGGHGFGYGGYRGKRSPVAEPEPEAEPGFAHGGFHRGFGGFGGLGGFGGFGGHGFGYGGYRGKRSPVAEPGFVHGGFHRGFGGFGGLGGFGHFGGGRYYG; from the exons ATGATGTCCaag ACGATTATCGCCACCTTAGCCGTGGTCCTTTTGGGGATAGTAGCAGCTGATCCTGTTGCTGAACCGGAAGCCGAAGCTGATCCTGGATTTCACAGCGGATTCCACAGAGGCTTcggaggatttggaggatttggtGGCCATTTCGGTGGACATGGATTCGGATATGGAGGCTACCGTGGAAAGAGGAGCccagtagctgagcctgaagcCAAGGCTGTGGCTGTGGCTGACCCAGAAGCTGAAGCCGATCCAGGTCACTTTGGAGGATTCCATCGTGGATTCGGAGGATTTGGTGGCCATCATGGAGGTGGCTTCTTGGGTGGATTTGGAGGCCACGGATTCGGATATGGTGGCTACCGTGGAAAGAGGAGCCCCGTAGCAGAACCCGAACCCGAGGCTGAGCCTGGATTCGCTCATGGAGGATTCCATAGAGGATTTGGAGGTTTTGGAGGATTGGGAGGATTTGGTGGCTTTGGCGGACATGGATTCGGATATGGAGGTTATCGTGGAAAGAGGAGCCCAGTAGCTGAGCCTGGATTCGTTCACGGTGGATTCCATcgaggatttggaggatttggaggattaGGCGGATTCGGTCATTTTGGGGGAGGTAGATACTATGGTTAA